A genome region from Arthrobacter agilis includes the following:
- the otsB gene encoding trehalose-phosphatase, with translation MALEAELRTALRTLAATPRLLVALDFDGTLAPLVQRAEDARALPASAAALRALTALPDTMTALISGRALDSLRAVADPPEEALLIGSHGAETWTGPDGVPLALTPDQEDLLARAVAAVERAVAAHEGTRIEFKPAGVVLHTRTAADDVAESAVAAVRAELAPLEGLSVTEGKRVLEIAVVEADKGQGLTLLRQVTEATGVLFAGDDVTDEDAQRTLGPDDVGIRVGPGTTAARFTVATPEDFSDVLKELVALRRSGAQG, from the coding sequence ATGGCGCTTGAGGCGGAACTCCGGACCGCCCTCCGCACCCTGGCCGCCACGCCGCGACTGCTCGTGGCACTGGACTTCGACGGGACGCTCGCCCCGCTCGTCCAGCGGGCAGAGGACGCGCGGGCGCTGCCGGCGTCGGCCGCGGCACTGCGCGCACTGACAGCACTCCCCGACACGATGACGGCGCTCATCTCGGGACGTGCCCTCGACAGCCTGCGGGCCGTCGCGGACCCGCCCGAGGAGGCCCTGCTGATCGGCAGCCACGGGGCGGAGACCTGGACCGGGCCGGACGGCGTACCCCTCGCGCTGACCCCGGACCAGGAGGATCTGCTGGCCCGGGCCGTCGCCGCCGTCGAGCGGGCTGTCGCCGCCCATGAGGGGACGCGCATCGAGTTCAAGCCGGCCGGCGTCGTCCTCCACACCCGCACAGCCGCGGACGACGTCGCCGAGTCAGCCGTCGCAGCGGTGCGGGCGGAGCTCGCGCCGTTGGAGGGACTCAGTGTCACCGAGGGCAAGCGCGTACTCGAGATCGCGGTGGTCGAGGCGGACAAGGGCCAGGGGCTGACCCTCCTGCGGCAGGTGACGGAAGCGACGGGCGTCCTCTTCGCGGGCGACGACGTCACCGACGAGGATGCGCAGCGCACGCTGGGACCGGACGACGTCGGCATCAGGGTCGGCCCCGGCACGACGGCCGCGCGATTCACCGTGGCCACCCCGGAGGACTTCTCGGACGTGCTGAAGGAACTCGTGGCGTTGCGCAGATCG
- a CDS encoding alpha,alpha-trehalose-phosphate synthase (UDP-forming), whose translation MEPVLSAAQPSTTPGVTPLAAAAGQFGDFDFIVVSNRLAVDRVVDEHGESSWRRSPGGLVTALAPVMAKADGAWVGWHGAPDETLEPFDEANMRLVPVPLSAEEVELYYEGFSNATLWPLYHDVIASPEFHRTWWDSYRRVNERFAEATASVAAEGATVWVQDYQLQLVPKLLREARPDLKIGFFNHIPFPPLEIYAQLPWRRQVIEGLLGADLIGFQRPSDASNFLRCVRRFKGYTIKSQQVHVPAGDDGSPAYVSRAEAFPISIDTASITELAHRPDVIERSREIRRELGDPQHILLGVDRLDYTKGIGHRLKAYGELLEDGAITVEDAALIQVASPSRERVEQYRILREDIEGAVGRINGTHDTMKNTAIRYLHHSYPVEEMVALYLAADVMLVTALRDGMNLVAKEYVAARTGNTGMLVLSEFAGAADTLRQAILVNPHDIDGLKGAIVSAISMPKVEAMRRMRLMRRQVVQNDVERWSQAFLNALQTGGPGHGA comes from the coding sequence ATGGAGCCAGTTTTGAGCGCAGCACAACCTTCCACCACACCCGGCGTCACGCCGCTCGCCGCGGCAGCGGGACAGTTCGGTGATTTCGACTTCATCGTGGTGTCCAACCGGCTCGCGGTGGACCGGGTCGTCGACGAGCACGGCGAGAGCTCGTGGCGGCGATCCCCCGGCGGGCTGGTGACGGCACTGGCACCCGTGATGGCGAAGGCCGACGGAGCGTGGGTCGGCTGGCACGGCGCACCGGACGAGACGCTCGAGCCCTTCGACGAGGCGAACATGCGCCTCGTGCCCGTGCCGCTCAGCGCCGAGGAGGTGGAGCTCTATTACGAGGGCTTCTCGAACGCCACCCTCTGGCCCCTGTACCACGACGTCATCGCGTCCCCGGAGTTCCACCGCACCTGGTGGGACTCCTACCGGAGGGTCAACGAGAGGTTCGCCGAGGCGACGGCGTCCGTCGCGGCCGAGGGCGCGACGGTGTGGGTGCAGGACTACCAGCTGCAGCTCGTGCCCAAGTTGCTCCGGGAGGCGCGGCCCGATCTGAAGATCGGCTTCTTCAACCACATCCCCTTCCCTCCGCTGGAGATCTACGCGCAACTCCCGTGGCGCCGCCAGGTCATCGAGGGTCTCCTCGGCGCCGACCTCATCGGGTTCCAGCGCCCCAGCGATGCCAGCAACTTCCTCCGCTGCGTGCGGCGCTTCAAGGGCTACACCATCAAGTCCCAGCAGGTGCACGTACCGGCCGGCGACGACGGCTCCCCCGCCTACGTCTCCCGTGCGGAGGCGTTCCCCATCTCGATCGACACGGCCTCCATCACGGAACTCGCGCACCGTCCGGACGTCATCGAACGGTCCCGGGAGATCCGGCGTGAGCTTGGCGACCCGCAGCACATCCTGCTCGGCGTCGATCGCCTCGACTACACCAAGGGCATCGGCCATCGCCTCAAGGCCTACGGCGAACTGCTCGAGGACGGAGCCATCACCGTCGAGGACGCAGCGCTCATCCAGGTCGCGAGCCCGAGCCGCGAGCGCGTGGAGCAGTACCGCATCCTGCGTGAGGACATCGAGGGCGCCGTGGGCCGGATCAACGGCACCCACGACACCATGAAGAACACGGCCATCCGCTACCTCCACCACAGCTACCCGGTGGAGGAGATGGTGGCGCTCTATCTCGCCGCCGACGTCATGCTCGTCACGGCGCTCCGCGACGGGATGAACCTCGTCGCCAAGGAATACGTCGCGGCCCGTACGGGCAACACGGGCATGCTCGTCCTCAGCGAGTTCGCCGGAGCGGCGGACACCCTGCGGCAGGCGATCCTGGTGAACCCACACGACATCGACGGGCTCAAGGGAGCCATCGTCTCGGCCATCTCCATGCCGAAGGTCGAGGCTATGCGACGCATGCGGCTCATGCGCCGCCAGGTGGTCCAGAACGACGTCGAACGCTGGTCGCAGGCGTTCCTGAACGCCCTGCAGACCGGAGGCCCCGGCCATGGCGCTTGA
- the rsgA gene encoding ribosome small subunit-dependent GTPase A, translating to MNTLEQYGFTDRIDGLFSFHFPGPDVPEPARVIRADRGRVLVASRHGIVHLDGGNSLVTGDWAAIEPGGSVMGCLPRSSLLQRKRAYDPLSEAQILGANIDLLGVVVPLDRPLSTNRLERTLVAAWDSGALPIVILTKADLSTRFDDVVAETVRRARGVEVLTTSAEDRDGLEDLRGRIGAGQTLALLGPSGAGKSSLINALLGDHRQDTGEVRAGDGRGRHTTTARELVPLGDGAVVMDTPGLRGFALWDAENGLSEVFGDIEDLFGDCRFRDCAHDLEPGCAVRSAIESGALEERRWLSYRKMERELASLHRRQDAAEQRRHARSFHRVARDAALAKDFRNRFRETR from the coding sequence TTGAACACACTCGAGCAGTACGGCTTCACCGACCGCATCGACGGTCTCTTCTCCTTCCATTTCCCCGGCCCGGACGTCCCGGAACCTGCCCGCGTCATCCGGGCTGATCGCGGTCGCGTGCTCGTCGCCTCGCGACATGGCATCGTCCATCTCGACGGCGGGAACTCCCTCGTCACCGGCGACTGGGCCGCGATCGAACCCGGCGGCAGTGTCATGGGCTGCCTGCCCCGGTCCTCCCTGCTCCAGCGCAAGCGGGCGTACGATCCCCTGTCCGAGGCGCAGATCCTCGGCGCGAACATCGACCTGCTGGGCGTCGTCGTCCCCCTCGACCGGCCGCTGTCGACCAACCGGCTCGAGCGGACCCTCGTCGCGGCCTGGGACTCCGGCGCCCTGCCGATCGTCATCCTGACGAAAGCCGACCTCAGCACCCGGTTTGACGACGTCGTCGCCGAGACCGTCCGGCGCGCCCGGGGAGTGGAGGTGCTCACGACCTCGGCCGAGGACCGTGACGGGCTCGAGGACCTCCGCGGGAGGATCGGGGCCGGACAGACCCTGGCACTGCTCGGTCCGTCGGGCGCGGGGAAGTCGAGCCTCATCAACGCCCTGCTGGGCGATCACCGCCAGGACACCGGCGAGGTCAGGGCGGGGGACGGGAGGGGCCGGCACACGACGACGGCGCGGGAGCTGGTGCCGCTCGGCGACGGCGCCGTGGTGATGGATACGCCGGGGCTGCGCGGCTTCGCCCTGTGGGATGCCGAGAACGGCCTGTCCGAAGTGTTCGGGGACATCGAGGACTTGTTCGGGGACTGCCGGTTCCGCGACTGCGCCCATGACCTCGAGCCGGGATGCGCCGTCCGGTCGGCCATCGAGTCGGGAGCGCTGGAGGAGCGCCGCTGGCTGAGCTACCGCAAGATGGAGCGCGAGCTCGCGAGCCTCCACCGGCGGCAGGACGCCGCGGAGCAGCGGCGCCATGCGCGGTCGTTCCACCGGGTGGCACGCGACGCGGCCCTGGCGAAGGACTTCAGGAACCGCTTCAGGGAGACCCGCTGA
- a CDS encoding tRNA-dihydrouridine synthase — MDSHPGAVGPGAPAPPPERGVRVRRSSGVALGVTALLASALLTGCSPDGEVIDADYAKVCQDRTTEERAEDDRCSEQGVSSGLYGWYFLAMGSGRRSIPAVGAGLSGGTRSVPSGATSRSGVSPDGASSVSRGGFGSSNGGTGG; from the coding sequence ATGGATTCCCACCCCGGCGCAGTCGGACCGGGCGCACCGGCGCCCCCGCCGGAACGCGGCGTCCGCGTCCGCCGCAGCTCCGGCGTCGCCCTCGGCGTGACCGCACTGCTCGCGAGCGCACTGCTGACCGGGTGCTCGCCCGACGGCGAGGTGATCGACGCCGACTACGCGAAGGTGTGCCAGGACCGGACCACCGAGGAGCGGGCCGAGGACGACCGCTGCAGCGAGCAGGGCGTGTCCTCCGGACTGTACGGCTGGTACTTCCTCGCCATGGGCTCCGGCCGCAGGAGCATCCCCGCCGTCGGCGCGGGCCTTTCCGGCGGTACGAGGTCGGTGCCGTCCGGCGCGACCTCCCGGTCGGGCGTCAGCCCCGACGGGGCGTCGTCCGTGTCGCGCGGCGGATTCGGCAGCAGCAACGGCGGGACCGGCGGCTGA